Within Zootoca vivipara chromosome 10, rZooViv1.1, whole genome shotgun sequence, the genomic segment ATTCAAAATCCCCCAACACAGCCCAAAAGTGAGAATTCAGACGGAACAAAAATACcgtgaaataaaagaaagaaagaaaagcagaaccatgctattattttttgaaatatccaGCTGTTAcctttttaaaagtatgttgtGTTTTCTGATGTATCAGAATCTTTAGACGACCATTCTTGCATTTGTGGTTTCCATTGCCACGCTCCTCATCCATGAAATGTGTGTTAGCTGAAGATGGGGGACAGGGCTTATTCCCCCACAATCTCTTGTCACCCCAGCCCTGTTGGAAATATCCTGGGCAGGCTGTCCTGCCCGCAGTGTCTCTATATCTGCCCACTCAGTCTCTGAATTTTCTATGTTGAGCAAAAAGGTCTGATTGGTTACATGATTTACACCAGTGGCCAAGTGAATCAGAGCTGCTTGGGTGGAACAGCTTTCCCCAGTTGCCTAACTCAAAAGCCCTTCGCTCCCCCCTTGAGAACTTCCAGAGTCCTCACAAGAGGCTGTGTGGGCTCTGACTGTTAGGATTCTTGCCCTGtgcttgcagtcatgggattggttttatcacatgacggtgtgggaagtgacggagacatgATGTTTCatattactgtgttccgtgatgtaggactattgtcctttgttctctctctctgctgtttgATGCTGAGTCAGAATGttctgagtgtattatatgtaaataaagtagtttagccaaaATGCTGCGCTGCTGAGTCTGTCACGCAAACTGCTAACACTCTGCTGTTCCTAAGCGTGCTGATTCCTCTTGGTATCTTGCCACTGTGATGTTCGgggtggagaaagcttttgaagatcCTGAACgactgaccaggagggagagaacatgccagtcgggcatgtgtctctatcGGAGTCCTACTTGCATGTAGGATGATCCTGACACTGACTGCTTGCAAGCCTCCTTCTACCAGAGATGCCAGTTTCAAACATTATggacttctccacatttccttttgTCTGAGGATTCAGAGGTCTTGATGAAATGAGAACCCATTACTGGTTCCAGGAATTGAGGGGAGTCCACCCCACAACTCATAACCATATCTTCTTGTGACTGGATCTGCAACCTTATAGACTTAAGCAAGTTTTTTCAGGGAATGGCTGTGTTCGTCAAAACAAAGGTCCTCTCACAAAAGAGCTTAAATAAAGAAGCTTTGAACAGTGCTTGGAACAAACCCCTAAACAAAGCAATCACACTTTACCTGATTTATCACTGGCTTGTATTTCAATCCTGGCTTGTTCAGGATCAATTCCAGCTGCTTACAGGTGAAGTTGGACACTCCAATGGACCTCACCAAGCCAGCATCTTTGCACGCCTCCATTGCCTGGCAAAGAAAACACGACAAGTTTGTTGAGTGGTGCTTGTTGAATAGCTgaaggcacactttttttttccaGATTAAGATTGGAGGCTTATAGTTCACCAGCTCTCATAGGAGCCATTGTGTGAGTCATTGTTCTGGACATGCCTCCACTGGTGGAAGGTTATTATGCTCTGTATCTGAATGAATGACTCAAGGGCTGGATTTGCTAATCCCAGGCACCTACCTCCCATGTCTTTTGAAGATCTACAATGTCAATAATCAATTTCTTGTCTTCTCCCATGGGAAATAAATCTGATCCAGGCTGGAAAAGAAGGAGGCGGAGGGAATAAGTGCATTTCAGGCCTATGAGTTCACAAGCACCACATTTCACATTCTTGTTTATTCAAGAGGGATAAAGTGTTACTTTATCCAGGAAAAAATACTTACCGTATGTTGAAAtattaggtaaaggacccctgaacagttaagtccagtcaaaggtgactatggggttacgacgctcatctcgcttccagaACGAGAGAGCCTgcatttgtcctcagacagctttctgggtcatgtggccagcatgactaaaccacttctggtgcaatggaatacGATGACAcacagagcacacggaaacaccatttactttcccaccacagtggtacccatttatctgcttgcattggcatgatttcaaactgctaggttgtcagaagttgggacagagcaatgggagctcaccccattgcagggattcgaaccaccaaccttctgatcggcaagcccaagaacctCAGTGGTTAAGACTACATCTCCaccagcaaacccccccccctgtttcaatattaactcagtattgtctcttttaactcaggggtggggaattggtGGATCTCCAGGCTTTGCTGGCCTCAaagtcccatcagctgcagccagcaaggacaatgatcagggatgataggagttgcaattgagcaacatctggaaggccacaggtcccccatacatgctttattttttttctgtgcCCCATAGAACAAACTGTCTTCTCTCTCTGCACAAGTCTGTCTCCCCATCTCTCAAACCCTTTTTTCCTTCCCTCGCTCCCTCGCCAAGTCCTGCTCTGCACATGATTTCTGTCTTATGATGCCCATGTGGTTAAAGTAATCGCTATATGCAGATGTTTTCTTTAACTGGCATGGGTTCTTCTCCAAAATCTGGGAGCGATCATTCTTTGATTGAGATACGGTCTAGTAGAGAACTGTCAGCATCTCTAGGAAATGACAATTCCCAATGTTCCTTCAGGGAATCAAATATTttagcagcctctctctctctcttcaaataTTGTACTCAATACTTGCATTATGACATCAATAATTCTTTACCTTCATAGAATACGGATTGTGAATTATGAACAGATCCATGTAGTCAAACTGGAGTTTCTTCAGCGATTCTTCCAAGCATTTCCGAACCAGCTCCGGGCGGTGGAAGGTACTCCAGAGCTGTCAAAAATATATAGAGATTTATATTTTCACACAGCCATAGAGTTTTTGGATCTCAGGACAGTTTAGCTGTGGCAGATGACTATTCTGGTGTGCACAGTGTTAAGGGCAAACTCAAATATTGTTCTGAATAGTATTTTGAATTGCTGTGATGAGGTAAAGCAATTTTAAAGTCATCATTGCTAATAAACAGTATATtttttaccatttatttattaaatttatatattgcccttcatcaaaagatcttgGAGGAGTTCATAAGATAAAAGCACAAGATAAAAGAACAAATagtgaaaacagaagcaacaacacAGGAATCCTTCCTCCCAACaaccagtggcgtaggaagccacacgggcgcctggggtggcgtGCCCATGTGCGGGGCGAGCCACCCCTAGGGGCGAGGTGAGgttggggcctccagagtctgtcagtctcctcccactcagctgccctacagctgggggggggggagcagagggcagaccgtttgggcagcgagGAGCCTGTGCGCGCCCAAGCCagcacgtcactcccaggagagatgtgtggctcgggcgtgCTGAAGGCCCCATGGTGattgccgcccggcattttgtcacccctgtCACTGGTGACATCCGGggcggacctctggaatgaattaagtacagaaccagaggtaccactgtattcagtttttttaaaaaatgccaaacTCACTCACTTTTCCAGTGTAGAAAATATCTTCCCTTTTTATTGTTCCATCTGAAATCTTCGCACGAACGGCCCGCCCAACGTGCTCCTCTGTCTGGTATACATAAGCGCTATCAATATGCCGGAAGCCCAATTCTATTGCTATCTTTGCAGCCTCCTCACACGTACTTTTGGGAACCTGCCGAATGAAAAGGCGAAAAGGTTAGTCAAGGTctctgcttcagtgggggaattAATATCAAAGGGTACCGCTGAGTAACACTGAGTGTCGGTGGACATTTTCAAACTAGACCTGAGTCCCAGGGACTCAGCTAGGCTCCATCTAGACGcatcaaatgaaaagaaagaagaagtgtaaagaaaaagcgatttatatgtgttgcatgtgcaatataacattgtgccaccagatggcgaaaCGGAGTCCTGTTTTCCTCTACccgttttccctgtttaaatttacaacgctttgaacaaaaatgcttctttgatgtgtctagatccagccctgctgATGCCTGAGTCCTCTTGTGGGGTCTCTTTCATGAGGCAAGGTGGCGTTGACCAGCCATGACAACAAGGCTCCAATCAAGGTTGCGAGGTGGTGAGTTGTCATTTTAATTTTCCATAATCCCTCCACCAGCACACACcaaggcactgtgggaaattaaaacgGGTGCTTCCAGATAGCTGCCAGGTGGGGAACAGGATGAAATCTTATTTTGCATTCATGGTATGTACATGTATGAGAAATAGCAATTTCTGAGTGTTTGACCCCAAAATGCCAGATTTATTCATGGATTTATGAATGGTCAGGCAAAGAGAGACAATTTTTAGGACTTTTAAGATCACATCAAAGTCAGCAGAGTTATTGCAACCCCATATAACACATGCATCTCTATGGAGAGGACTAATTAATCAGTGAACCTATTATATACGCACAGTACCTTACCGTTTCGTAGCTGACAATACAATAATATGTACTCCAGGGTTTGGTTTGGCTTTTATGTCATGTTGATGGTGTTATgttataatacacacacacacacacacacacacacacagagagagagagagagagagagagagagagagagagagagagagagagagaacgaactgCATATGTAGAGACAGGGGATGGATCAGGAAAATTCAGATTAGCCTGGGAAACAGCAGGCTTTTATTGACTGCAGGTCAGCACCAGATTTAAGGGGGTATGGGTGGGTCTACACATGGGATGCAAAGTCAAGGGGGCGCACATTAATGGTGATGTTGGTTATACCTATATTTATttgggtacctactgagaagatccataaaaaaactgtaccaaaaggaattattgtgaaaaaatgaaatatttaatggtgtgtgtgtgaaattttgaTGTAGGTGGCGTTTCGGCTCTATGCCTGATTTCCTTCTAACCCCAGGCTCCAACAAGAATCCAATTGCTGGAATAGGTATGCAGGTCTCTTGGCAATGACCACTTAAGTATGAGAGGTTAAGGTAATAAACGAAgcagctctgtgccagagggcaaatgggtgggtaGTTAGAAAGTCAAAAACTagggtgtgtgtatgagagagagccAGGAGTTGGAAGCAGaaagcaggctgggcagctgagagatgGAGCCAggcctggtttctgctgcaatccAAGGTTAtggccatgggagaagcaagttaatgctgtgaacccctccatccttCTTGCTGGCAGCTGTctgtctctagagacaatggagtgtgcctccgggggaaagtcaaactgctgtgttagcagcaccaaagtcaCTTCCCTAGggcgcaagtctgggcagtgggtatggaggtcctgggctgcccagatgaaaagGCCTCCCTCTCATGtttgctgatgtgatccaaaggaaagcagagtaatatatttggcaccagcttggctgcaggagttgccagaaggaggcatgcaatgcgtcacccaaccatcttaggaatGCCaccctgaagatatcccacaaggcagctgaGGTTCAAgagcagagttttccttctcctagataggctacctcccagggccggctctacatagacccccggtggcgcagcgcaccacggcggggggctggtaaggtgggcgccggcctggcaaggagggcgccgcgcgcgcggaaaccaattgcgcactgcgagggcggggcgggcggcggagcgatctccacccctcagcaccagggcgcgcgatctgctcaagacggccctgctaccTCCCTAGCTGGATGAGCCCCATCCGCccttcatttccctctacagcccgtacagaaaccgccttcttgaccgttggatcCACTAGTAAGCTCATCTGTTCTATCTGCCAGAGCCTCTCTTCACATGCAGGATTGAAAATGAGCAATCAATTAACTTGTCAGTTATTTTGGTTCAATCAGTGGAACTCTGTTGAGACATAAAGTTTGTAGAATGCTCTTTTGAAAAATTGgttaaaatgtttgtgaaataGGAGAAATATCCAAGAAAGGATGGAGAAAGTTTCTTTGTCAGCCTGTATCTCTTTGTTACTCCCAACAAAACTAATAAGGGGCACTTATAGTtctatagaaatattttttaaaatatcactcGACATTTTGCATTGGGGACTTTGAACCCTGTAGCAGCAATTCACGCTGGAAACTGTTTCTCAGCTACAAACCATCCAAGTCTTGCAGAAAACAAGCCCCTTGTTGAATGTGAAGCAtcaactaggcagagggccttcttggtggtggcgcctgccctgtggaacgccctcccaacagaagtcaaaaaggaaaacaattaccagactacTCTGTTGCATTCTTGGCAGCTGTGCTTTGCAACTGTATGAAGCACCCAGCAGTTGACAGGCATTTTGCTCTTCAAAACCAAGTTACTAAAATTGTGAGAgttaaatgttttacttacagtGTCCGGGGTATAGGTTCCAAACCCCAATACGGGGATTTTGTTCCCATCATTCATTGTAATGCCACGGTCTTTGCTAAGTGCCATTTTCTGCTTCTGTGCTTCTTCAGTTCTTGGCTGCAGGCTGAAGCTGAACAACACTCTCGTGGCGAAAGGAAAAACTCGAGTGAGAAAAATGAAGTTTGTGTTTCCAATGAAATGTCTTCTGTTGGCACAATAGGAGGGGGGTGCTTAAATACTTGGAAGAAATGAGAGAGAAGGGCAGGGAAACCTATGGCCAACTTTTTATCACTAACTGTTGGCAAAATGTCCTTTGCTCTACACCAGCAGTTTCCTTGTTGACTTAGCAGCATTGCTTTCACAGGATAAACAAACTGTGGCCAACTTTTTATCAGTAACTTTCAACAGAATGTCCTTTGCTACACCAGCAGTTAGTTTTCATTGTTGTTAGCAGCATTGCTTTCATATGATAGATAAtaactttcttcctcttcttcttcctcctcttcttcttcctcttcttcttcctcttcttcttcctcttcttcttcctcttcttcctcctcttcttcctcctcttcttcctcctcttcttcctcctcttcttcctcctcttcttcctcctcttcttcctcctcttcttcttcctcttcttcctcttcttcctcttcttcctcttcttcctcctcctcctcctcctcctcctcttcctcttcctcttcctcttcctcctcctcctcttcctcctcctcctcttcttcttcttcttcttcctcctcctcctcctcctcctcctcctcctcctcctcctcctcctcctcctcctcctcctcctcctcctcctcctcctcgtgttCCAATAAAGCAATGCAGAGGCCTATTGCAATTtttgttaaagatgctgggaatggtagctttgtgaggggtagactagagttcccagaattcttttcgAGAGGTCATATGCTTTAAAAGTGCTCTATATCATtggatcatagaaatgtagactTGGACGGGACCGTGAGGATCATCTATTTcagccacctgcaatgcaggaatctttcgcccagtgtggggctcaaatccacaacGCTGAGATTAGAGTCTCAatctgtaccaactgagctatcccttagGGTGAGTTTGTTTACACAGTCACCTTCGGTTTGGAGTAAACACCATCAAAACGCAATGCACCATAAGAAATGTTAGGGTGGATAAAGGATGTGGAATGTGGCGCTGTGTGCACAACGCTTCCCAAACCAGCCGTGGGATCACCCTGAATGAAAGGAAGAGTGTCCACAGAATCAGCCTCTACTGGAGGGTTCAGGTTACGCAGAGcagtggctgagtgggagaagcAAGTAGCAACAAATGATTTCAGCAAGGACATTTTAAATACTGTTACAGATTCCAGAGGATAAAATGCATGCGTATAACATCATCTGCTGTGAAACAGAGTGACCAGAAAAACATAGTCAGAAGTCATTTCAGGTCAAGATGACAGACAATCaaaacctgaagaagtgtgcatgcacacgaaagctcataccaatgacaaacttagttggtctctaaggtgctactggaaggaatttttttattttgtttcgactacggcagaccaacacggctacctacctgtaatcgaAACCCTGTGCTCTTTACTCCTCACAGCCAGCAATCGTTATTCCTGCCCATCCCTTCCTCAGAAGTGGAAGCTGTGACTTTGTAATTTAGAAGTTTCCCATCATGTCCTGGTTCCCacatgcatttggttggccactgtgagaacaggctgctggactagatgcgccACTGGCCTAattctgcaggctcttcttattttctgaaGTTATTTCAAATCATCTTGGCAATAAATCTCAGGCTATGCAGCTGCTTCCTTTTCTGAAGGTTTTCTGAaggttaatcccccccccccggcttctgcTATTTTCAATATACGAAACACCCCCTTGAAACTGCTCTTTGACACATTAGGGagaactagggatggaggaggagttcagttttgttcacatttttaatgagaaactacacaGCTCACACTTCTTGAACCAATATTCAAATCAAAATGCAGTTATCCAAAAGAAAGTGGTAATTCCCTGCATTGTGTGATGCAGTTGTTCAGCTACAGAAtaattgcaaaaatgcatatactggggtaaagtatgcattaaagagcatatattagggaaaacaccatgcaaaaaatgctttattttaggcaaaattgcaaagaaaaatgtgtaTGGTAGATTCATCTGTTGAAGGGAGAGAAGAACATAGAGGACAGAATCAGTCAGTTTTATTCATCTCCGAATGTATAGTTAGGATGGGAAGcaaatctgaaaaataaaaataattggagcTTCTAAATTACAAGGAGAAAGAAAGGGTGAGATTCAGGCCTCAGAAGGAATAtccaacacatttaaagcacatgaagcCTAGCCACTGGAATTTACCCTCggagaactacaattcccttaacaaactatctCAGGATTGTCATCCTTGGCCCACCCACCACAATTTGCTTGCCTTAGGCAAATTGCAAGATGGCGCACATTTCATATACAGAAGCTAGCTGTGACAACCAAAACTTACTTCTAGATTGGCAGCAACATAGTGCCCTTCACCAAACCCAAGTGTCCTTCACCACAACTGAGGGCAGCAGCAGGCTAGTTATGTGGGTGCAGGACAgccgtgcatagctgccaagttttcccttttctcacgaggaagcctattcagcataatggaaaatccctttaaaaaagggataacttggcagctatgcagccgtGTGATgtacacagctctgtcctccaacacaaGGGGACGGGCAGGGTACTCAGAAGTAtcagctggggagggggctggcctgGAGGGTGCTTCCACACTGGGCATTTGAATGTGGAATTTACTCTCTTTTCCCTGTGGAAAGTGAGGAGAAAACTGGTTGATGCACCAGCAGAAGCACACATTACCTAacagtagggccggccctggttctgTCTCAATAGGGGATGTGTACTTAGGCCCTTAGTCTTTAGTAGCAGAAAGGGGAAATTACAGTGTGCCATCTCTGAGTTGTTTTAACTGGCATACCAGAGTAAGCCACATGGGAGACCTTTTGGTTTGGAGGGCAATCGTTTTTGAAATGTGTTGGGTGTAATAAATTGCTTCTTTCGAGTACCAGTCTGATGTCTTGCCCCTTGTgtgcagcttgtgtgtgtgtgtcccctcccaCTTCCCCCCCCACCAAATTGTCAGGGGTTCTACCACACCCTCCCCAATGCAACAAGGAACGAGGAGTGCTCTGGCTGCAACCACAAACACCTGATTCCCACCAGGAGCTGCCTCCACACGTGAGCTCTCAAATGGCCACCTGTATCACTGTGTGACAATATGGATGGGGCTGAACTCTAACAACAGATTCCCTTGCCTTGCCACCTTCAACTCACCCTGTCAGTTTCATGTAGCGAACATTTCTTTTGAGGCCATTGAGTGTTTTCATATCCTCTTCAGGCAGCTGGAAATCAAACACCTAGCAGAGGAGACAGGGTTGCATATAATCAGCAAGGGCtttattatcattaattattattattattactattattatttcaatttatataccgccctgtacctggaggtctcagagcggttcacaaacaagaccataacatataaaatcaaaccaaaaacaataacccaataacccctccccccaaaaagccacattctaaaagggtgttggatgtcaataagatcaaccaaaggcctggttaaaaaggaacatttttgcctggtgcctaaaggtgtataatgaaggtgccaggcaaacttccctggggggaGTATTCCATAGACGGGGAGTCACTGcggagaaggcccgttctcgtgttgccaccctccggacctctcaaggaagacgcacacaaagaaaggcctcagaagatgatctcggggtccaggtaggttcatatgaaaaGAGGCTCTAGATTTTCTGAAGCTCAAGCACTGAGACAAAGTGGGCAGAAAGAGGAGACATTGGCTCCCCTATCCTGCAGAATCTCTCACTGATCTCACCTGCATTTTCATTCTGTTGTAGATGTCAATGGCTCCCATTCAACTCAGCTTACGCAGTTGAGCTCCTGTGAGTAAGATGGACCCTGTCTTCACTATTGCTTACCCCACAACTTAACTCTGACAGTCTGTGTTCCTTATGCGGTAGGTTATTCTACTTAAAGTGCAGGGATGAACGAACACTCAGCTCCCAAGGCCTCGCCTAAACCAGTACACATTAGACTTTGGTTCACTGCATCTGCATACTGCCGGTTTACCTGGAGGTTTTCTTTAATGTGTTTTCTGGTGAAACTCTTGGCCAGAACCACCATGCCACGCTGCAACTGGTAGCGCAAGGCAATGAGCGCTGGGCTTCGGTTGTGCTTCTTAGCAAGGTCAACCAGTACTGGTTCCTCACGCAGAACTGGTGTGCTTGTGTCCATCCTGCAAGTGGAAAGCAACCTCAGGTGTCATTAAATAGCAATATTGTGACATATTCAAGTCAACATTTGAGCATATCTATACACTGTAAGTATGAAGCTGTTTTAGACCAGATCATCTGGTATGGAGGAACCCAACCAAAGAACCCTGCAAGGGTGCAGAGGGCAGGGAAAGCAGACCAAAAGCACAATCTTATGCTCATCAGTCTTACTggccatacagtcgtacctcggggtgcgaacacctcgggttacgaacaacccgggttacgaacttcgcaaacctggaagtattttcgccgcacgcctttgcgcatgcgcaaagtgcgaaaatagcgctttgcgcatgcgcaaaacggcggttcgggccctttttgggttatgaacttttcgggttacgaactgcgacccggaacggatcacgttcgtaacccgaggtaccactgtattcatatactgataaaccatggtttgttgtgatGGGACTGAGCCTAGCCTCCCTCTGAACTCATATGCTCCTTTCCTCCTTTGGTGCAGCTGCAAGGAGTTTAGAAGCGAATCCCGGAGGGATTTAGTCCGCACTGCTTAAAATGGTTGGGTCTGGTAGACAAAATTGCAaacagaaatgtgtgcattagcagaaatgcacactaaagtgCTGtcaaattttcatgagaacttaaaataaaaaaagtttgcaaactttaaATTTGATGTGGAATGATGCGGAAACTGGAACttaagaaaaaggagaaacccAAATTGTCAGATTCATCTACGCCTGTTAAGCACACATTCCTTTCTCCTAATTTCTGTATGGCTTTGACTAGGTGCTGCTTTGGTGCCCCTTCCCCGATCCCATACTTGCTATCTTGGATCAGATATTCTTCCTGGTTTTGATGGTGcactttttctccttcctctctgatCCTTAATTGCTACACTAGAACAagcat encodes:
- the LOC118090693 gene encoding aldo-keto reductase family 1 member C3, translated to MALSKDRGITMNDGNKIPVLGFGTYTPDTVPKSTCEEAAKIAIELGFRHIDSAYVYQTEEHVGRAVRAKISDGTIKREDIFYTGKLWSTFHRPELVRKCLEESLKKLQFDYMDLFIIHNPYSMKPGSDLFPMGEDKKLIIDIVDLQKTWEAMEACKDAGLVRSIGVSNFTCKQLELILNKPGLKYKPVINQVECHPYRNQSKLLAFCKSNNIVLEGYSVLGSQRDPRWLNPDAPPLLEDPLLVAIAKKYNKSPALVAIRYQLQRGLVVLVKADTRKQIEEDIQAFTFQLSEEDMKSIDGLHKSMSYLKGDAYAGHPQYYPPDVE